A genomic stretch from Algoriphagus halophilus includes:
- a CDS encoding NFACT RNA binding domain-containing protein, giving the protein MHLNYHFLKFLCPALNQRFQGQKIVSCFSQSKDELIIETLGEKGECWIRAHLKTPQIYLSFPDQFRRAKRNSINLFPELLEETILSCEVLDFERSFILNLTSGKLLLFKLHANRSNVIYYEDQEELPTKVFRNEIQEDKILDWKSLPVHQDLSRSRFDELNGNASQFLPTLGKIARAWLKERGYPEADLDKKWILMEEIIDILEAPLFALVENSDGVHLSLLPEENPLYLYSDPIEAVNQLFYLAIVKGNFEKEKNELLKKLNDQLKKTNSYLTKASAKLDELKNSPPPSQLADVIMANLHEFSSDKQEVELMDFYSGKMVKVKLKPQQKPQDYAAQLYRKNKNRKLEWQQIEKTIKNKEALKTELLDQISKLEQIHEFKGLKAFKKLDVPEKSLLKSTTSLPFKSFEVEGFPVWVGKSSKDNDEMLRGFVHKDDIWLHARLVPGSHVVVKMKGHSAIPNGVLERAAELAAFYSKHKNESLAPVIYTEAKYVRKVKGSPAGSVKVDREKVIMVSPKGPDDEISTP; this is encoded by the coding sequence ATGCACCTGAATTATCATTTTCTTAAATTCCTTTGCCCTGCACTCAACCAGCGATTTCAAGGTCAAAAAATTGTGTCCTGCTTTTCCCAAAGTAAGGATGAGCTAATTATTGAAACGCTTGGTGAAAAAGGAGAATGTTGGATCAGAGCCCACCTGAAAACTCCACAGATTTACCTCAGCTTTCCGGATCAATTCCGTAGAGCTAAAAGGAACAGCATCAATCTCTTTCCTGAACTATTGGAAGAAACCATCCTTTCCTGTGAAGTATTGGATTTTGAACGTTCTTTTATCTTGAATCTTACTTCCGGTAAACTGTTGCTATTTAAGCTTCATGCAAACCGGAGTAATGTGATCTATTATGAAGATCAAGAGGAATTACCTACCAAGGTTTTCAGAAATGAGATTCAGGAAGATAAAATATTGGACTGGAAAAGCCTGCCTGTTCACCAAGACCTAAGCAGATCAAGGTTTGATGAGTTAAACGGAAATGCATCTCAGTTTTTACCTACGCTCGGGAAAATCGCCAGAGCTTGGCTCAAAGAACGAGGATATCCCGAGGCTGACCTTGACAAAAAATGGATTTTGATGGAAGAAATCATTGATATCCTAGAAGCCCCCCTTTTTGCTTTGGTGGAAAATTCCGATGGAGTACACCTGAGTTTATTGCCTGAAGAAAACCCATTATACCTTTACTCAGATCCCATTGAAGCTGTCAATCAGCTTTTTTATCTAGCGATCGTTAAAGGTAATTTTGAAAAGGAGAAAAATGAGCTATTGAAGAAGCTCAATGATCAACTCAAAAAAACCAATTCCTATCTAACTAAGGCCTCTGCCAAACTTGATGAGTTAAAAAACTCGCCCCCTCCCTCTCAATTGGCAGATGTCATTATGGCAAATCTCCATGAGTTTTCCTCTGATAAACAAGAGGTGGAGTTGATGGACTTTTACTCCGGTAAAATGGTCAAAGTGAAGTTAAAACCTCAGCAGAAACCACAAGATTATGCAGCCCAACTGTATAGAAAGAATAAAAACAGAAAATTGGAATGGCAGCAGATTGAAAAAACCATCAAAAATAAAGAAGCCTTAAAGACAGAACTTTTAGATCAAATTTCCAAACTGGAGCAAATCCATGAATTCAAAGGGTTAAAAGCATTCAAAAAGCTGGACGTGCCCGAAAAATCTTTACTTAAATCCACCACTTCCCTTCCTTTTAAATCATTCGAAGTGGAAGGCTTTCCGGTATGGGTGGGTAAATCATCCAAAGACAATGACGAAATGCTCAGAGGCTTTGTGCATAAAGACGATATTTGGTTGCATGCTAGGCTGGTACCCGGTTCACATGTAGTGGTCAAAATGAAAGGCCATTCAGCCATTCCAAATGGTGTTTTGGAAAGAGCAGCCGAACTGGCTGCATTCTATTCAAAGCACAAAAATGAATCCTTGGCTCCAGTGATTTATACAGAAGCTAAATATGTCCGAAAAGTTAAGGGATCTCCTGCGGGCTCCGTCAAAGTGGATCGTGAAAAAGTAATCATGGTCAGCCCAAAAGGCCCTGACGATGAAATTTCAACTCCTTAA
- a CDS encoding MBL fold metallo-hydrolase: MKAIFLGTGTSQGVPVIGCTCEVCNSLDFRNKRFRSSIYFDLGDLSLVVDTGPDFRSQILSAGINHLDAVLFTHEHKDHTAGLDDIRPFNFAQKKDMPIFARKPVLEQIKREFAYVFSSKKYPGVPQIEPVEITDQPFTIQGHTITPIPVLHYKLPVLGFRIGDFTYITDTNFIPDESKELIKGSKVIVLNALQKESHISHFTLNEAIEMAKELGAEKTYFTHISHKLGLHSEVEKDLPPGIALAYDGLEVTLP; encoded by the coding sequence TTGAAAGCTATTTTCTTAGGTACAGGAACTTCACAGGGTGTCCCTGTCATTGGCTGTACTTGTGAAGTTTGCAATTCATTGGATTTTCGGAACAAAAGATTCCGTTCATCCATCTATTTTGATTTAGGAGATCTAAGTCTGGTCGTAGATACGGGTCCAGATTTCAGGAGTCAAATCTTATCTGCAGGAATTAATCACTTGGACGCCGTATTATTCACCCATGAGCATAAAGATCATACTGCTGGTTTGGATGACATCCGTCCTTTCAATTTTGCGCAAAAGAAAGACATGCCCATTTTTGCAAGGAAACCCGTCTTAGAGCAAATCAAAAGAGAATTTGCCTATGTGTTTTCGAGCAAAAAATACCCTGGAGTTCCTCAAATTGAACCTGTTGAAATAACCGACCAGCCTTTTACTATTCAAGGTCATACCATCACTCCTATTCCAGTATTACATTATAAACTTCCAGTATTGGGATTTAGAATTGGGGACTTTACTTATATCACGGACACCAATTTCATTCCAGACGAGTCCAAAGAACTTATTAAAGGAAGTAAAGTCATTGTTCTCAATGCGCTTCAGAAAGAGTCACATATTTCACATTTCACTTTAAATGAAGCTATAGAAATGGCGAAAGAACTAGGGGCAGAAAAAACTTATTTCACCCATATTTCACATAAACTGGGCTTACATAGTGAAGTAGAAAAAGATTTACCTCCGGGAATTGCTTTGGCCTACGATGGTCTTGAGGTAACTTTGCCCTAA
- a CDS encoding response regulator — translation MSDTKKILVGEDSSVIINLTKSVLAFENYQMKAARNGKQVLDMLDKEDFDLILMDISMPVMDGALCTQEIRKLEDEKKSKIPIIAISGNVHNYTMDELRKFGFDDFIQKPLDFDKVLATVKKHLN, via the coding sequence ATGAGCGATACAAAAAAAATCCTTGTCGGAGAAGACAGTTCGGTGATTATTAATTTGACGAAAAGTGTTCTTGCTTTTGAAAATTACCAAATGAAAGCTGCCAGAAATGGCAAGCAGGTGTTGGACATGCTGGACAAGGAAGATTTTGATTTAATACTGATGGATATTAGTATGCCTGTCATGGATGGTGCTTTGTGTACACAAGAAATCAGAAAGTTGGAGGATGAAAAAAAATCCAAAATCCCAATCATTGCGATATCAGGCAATGTCCATAATTACACCATGGATGAATTACGCAAATTCGGATTTGATGATTTCATTCAAAAACCCCTGGACTTCGACAAAGTTCTTGCAACTGTAAAAAAACATTTGAATTAA
- a CDS encoding response regulator — MKSKRVLIVDDNDLNRKLFENLIGQLCCFKSVKNGLEALDILKVENFDLILMDIQMPQMDGMTAMKQIKVSKLSESPIIAVTAFAELEDKNNFLDQGFDDFIVKPIRPREFIESIKDALNRNPSPSNTKDEPIAETLSDLVLDVKVVKQLMKYNSTEIIKNVYLDFLNECEKLVEESQNSFSTSDLQAIEDHLHIIKGNSGTLGANKIFKLSQKGELLAKNSNWGETKKILQQLQNEILIFREYLNEETIFES, encoded by the coding sequence ATGAAAAGCAAAAGGGTACTTATTGTTGATGATAATGACCTCAATCGTAAACTTTTTGAGAATCTCATCGGGCAATTATGTTGTTTTAAAAGTGTGAAAAATGGTTTAGAAGCTTTAGACATTCTTAAAGTCGAAAATTTTGATTTGATTTTGATGGATATCCAAATGCCTCAAATGGACGGAATGACAGCTATGAAACAAATTAAAGTTTCAAAACTTTCTGAAAGTCCAATCATAGCCGTGACTGCATTCGCGGAATTAGAAGACAAAAACAATTTTCTAGATCAAGGATTTGATGATTTCATTGTAAAACCAATCCGGCCTAGAGAATTCATAGAAAGTATTAAAGATGCCTTAAACCGTAACCCATCCCCTTCAAATACTAAAGACGAACCGATTGCTGAAACACTTTCTGATCTTGTCCTAGATGTCAAAGTGGTAAAGCAGCTCATGAAATATAATAGCACTGAGATTATAAAAAATGTATACTTGGACTTTTTGAATGAATGTGAAAAATTGGTAGAAGAGTCTCAAAATTCCTTTTCCACAAGTGATTTACAAGCTATTGAAGATCACCTACATATCATCAAAGGTAACAGCGGAACTCTGGGTGCTAATAAGATTTTCAAGCTTTCGCAAAAGGGAGAATTGCTCGCTAAAAATTCAAATTGGGGAGAAACAAAAAAAATTCTTCAACAGTTGCAAAATGAAATTCTTATTTTCAGAGAATATTTAAATGAAGAAACTATTTTTGAGTCATGA
- the miaA gene encoding tRNA (adenosine(37)-N6)-dimethylallyltransferase MiaA has protein sequence MILIVGPTAVGKTELCLNLAKKFNSEIISCDSRQFYKETNLGTAKPSKNELEQVPHHFINSLSVETSYDVKMFEKDAINLIEKLFFKHQFLILTGGSGLFADAVINGLDEMPEIDPEFRKEVIAEFEEKGLEFLQNEVEKNDPEYFQQVDINNPQRLMRAIEVFRGTGKPFSTFRVKKKAERNFKTIKIGLTRDREELYKRIDDRMDLMIEAGLFEEAASLFDKRHLNALQTVGYSEIFGFLEGKYDKEEAIRLLKRNSRRYAKRQLTWFRRDSEITWFHPSEESNIISYINSQIAE, from the coding sequence TTGATACTCATAGTTGGCCCCACTGCAGTTGGAAAAACTGAATTATGCCTAAATCTAGCCAAAAAATTTAATTCAGAAATCATCTCCTGCGATAGCCGTCAATTTTATAAAGAAACAAATTTGGGGACTGCTAAACCTTCTAAAAATGAATTAGAACAAGTTCCCCATCATTTTATAAATAGCCTTTCTGTGGAAACATCCTACGATGTCAAAATGTTTGAAAAGGACGCAATCAATTTGATAGAAAAACTGTTTTTCAAACATCAATTTTTGATTCTGACAGGAGGTTCAGGACTTTTCGCAGATGCGGTGATCAATGGCTTGGATGAAATGCCAGAGATCGATCCTGAATTTAGGAAGGAAGTTATCGCGGAGTTTGAAGAGAAAGGGTTGGAGTTTTTACAAAATGAAGTTGAAAAAAACGATCCGGAATATTTTCAACAAGTGGATATCAATAATCCTCAGCGATTGATGAGAGCAATTGAGGTATTTCGTGGGACAGGTAAACCCTTCAGTACTTTTCGGGTAAAGAAAAAGGCAGAACGAAACTTCAAAACCATTAAAATTGGTCTTACTAGAGACAGGGAAGAGTTGTATAAGCGAATTGATGACCGAATGGACCTAATGATTGAAGCAGGGTTATTCGAGGAGGCAGCAAGCTTATTTGATAAAAGACATTTAAATGCCTTACAGACAGTTGGCTATTCAGAGATCTTCGGATTTTTAGAAGGGAAATATGACAAAGAAGAAGCGATTCGTCTTCTGAAAAGAAATTCTAGAAGATATGCCAAAAGGCAATTGACATGGTTTCGAAGAGATTCTGAAATCACCTGGTTTCATCCATCCGAGGAGTCAAACATCATTTCTTATATCAATTCTCAAATAGCAGAATAG